In Pseudomonas lalkuanensis, the following are encoded in one genomic region:
- a CDS encoding cupin domain-containing protein yields MPRSRVPMEGTMSPSLPSPNANAESQFLGTRIRALRKRRGLTLTELAEQSKLTAGYISQLERNLAYPSIPALFNIARSLGVTIQWFFASEAPTSEADRGYVVRRNARTSLHYEDGITDELLSPQPLRQLEMLHSRFPPGTYSEESYSHEGEEAGYVLSGEFELWVGNRHFLLQEGDSFSFSSQEPHRYGNPGEKDALILWVITPPTF; encoded by the coding sequence ATGCCGCGATCCCGCGTCCCCATGGAGGGAACCATGAGCCCCAGCCTGCCATCGCCGAACGCCAACGCCGAGAGCCAGTTCCTCGGAACGCGCATCCGCGCGCTACGCAAACGCCGGGGCCTGACCCTCACCGAACTGGCCGAGCAGAGCAAGCTCACCGCCGGCTACATCAGCCAGCTGGAACGCAACCTGGCCTATCCTTCCATCCCCGCGCTGTTCAACATCGCCCGCAGCCTGGGCGTGACCATCCAGTGGTTCTTCGCCAGCGAAGCGCCCACCAGCGAAGCCGACCGTGGCTACGTCGTACGCCGTAACGCCCGCACCAGCCTGCACTACGAGGACGGTATCACCGACGAACTGCTCAGCCCGCAGCCGCTGCGCCAGCTGGAGATGCTCCACTCGCGCTTCCCGCCGGGTACCTACAGTGAAGAAAGCTACAGCCACGAAGGCGAGGAAGCCGGCTACGTGCTGAGTGGCGAATTCGAACTCTGGGTCGGCAACCGCCATTTCCTCCTGCAGGAGGGCGACAGCTTCAGCTTCTCCAGCCAGGAGCCGCACCGCTACGGCAACCCCGGAGAGAAGGATGCGCTGATCCTCTGGGTGATCACCCCGCCGACGTTCTAG
- a CDS encoding oxidoreductase: MSSATFPHLFEPLEIRGKRLKNRIMSSGHDTSMPADNLVNEQLIAYHSARARGGVGLIVLQVAGVHDSARYTSHVLMATDDACIEGYRRLADACHAEGTVVLSQVFHPGREIMESSDGLLTVAWSASASPNERFRVMPRALDQGMIDEIVAGYGAAARRLCAAGLDGVEIVASHGYLPAQFLNPRVNRREDGYNGDLDARLRFIREVIQAVRANCPDDFIVGMRISADERDPEGLTEDESLAAALALQGQLDYLHLVAGTSASVGGAIHIVPPMAIEAAYLAPTAGSFKARLDIPLFVTGRINQPQEAEAILARGQADVCGMTRALICDPQMPNKAATGRSDDVRACIACNQACIGHFHRGYPISCIQHPETGRELIYAQSNPATERKHVMVVGGGPAGMKAAAVAARRGHEVTLYEAGNQLGGQVLLAQLLPRRAEFGGAATNLQREMELAGVQVVRNVRVDRALVERERPDLVILATGARPYWPPFERGGELQVVDAWQVLRDEVQPGRSVLVTDWRGDWIAPGIAERLARNGHQVRLAVNGTHCGESLPLYVRDQMAGELHKLGIPITPYARLYGCDDSTVYMMHSACGEPMLFEDVDTLVLCQGHQPVDDLGSTLQGLVEFRRIGDCLAPRSVEEAIYEGLKVAWDI; this comes from the coding sequence ATGTCCAGCGCCACCTTCCCGCACCTTTTCGAGCCCCTGGAAATCCGCGGCAAACGCCTGAAGAACCGGATCATGTCCAGCGGCCACGACACCTCGATGCCCGCCGACAACCTGGTCAACGAGCAGCTCATCGCCTATCACAGCGCCCGCGCCAGGGGTGGGGTCGGCCTGATCGTGCTGCAGGTGGCCGGGGTGCACGACAGCGCGCGCTACACCTCCCATGTGCTGATGGCCACCGACGATGCCTGCATCGAGGGCTACCGCCGCCTGGCCGACGCCTGCCATGCCGAAGGCACGGTGGTGCTCTCCCAGGTGTTCCACCCGGGCCGTGAAATCATGGAATCCAGCGATGGTCTGCTGACGGTGGCCTGGTCCGCCTCGGCCTCGCCCAACGAGCGTTTCCGCGTGATGCCGCGTGCCCTGGATCAGGGGATGATCGACGAGATCGTCGCCGGCTACGGTGCCGCCGCCAGGCGCCTGTGCGCAGCCGGACTGGACGGCGTGGAAATCGTCGCCAGCCACGGCTACCTGCCCGCGCAGTTCCTCAACCCTCGCGTGAATCGCCGTGAAGACGGTTACAACGGCGACCTCGACGCCCGCCTGCGCTTCATCCGCGAAGTGATCCAGGCCGTCCGCGCCAACTGCCCGGACGACTTCATCGTCGGGATGCGCATCTCCGCCGACGAACGCGACCCGGAAGGCCTGACCGAAGACGAATCCCTCGCGGCCGCCCTCGCCCTGCAAGGGCAACTCGACTACCTGCACCTGGTGGCCGGCACCTCGGCCTCGGTCGGCGGCGCCATCCATATCGTCCCGCCCATGGCCATCGAAGCCGCTTACCTCGCCCCCACCGCCGGGAGTTTCAAGGCGCGACTGGACATCCCGCTGTTCGTCACCGGGCGGATCAACCAGCCCCAGGAAGCCGAAGCCATCCTCGCCCGGGGCCAGGCGGATGTCTGCGGCATGACCCGCGCCCTGATCTGCGACCCGCAGATGCCGAACAAGGCCGCCACCGGCCGCAGCGACGACGTGCGTGCCTGCATCGCCTGCAACCAGGCGTGCATCGGCCACTTCCATCGCGGCTATCCCATTTCCTGCATCCAGCACCCGGAAACCGGTCGCGAACTGATCTATGCGCAATCCAACCCGGCAACCGAGCGCAAGCACGTGATGGTGGTGGGCGGTGGCCCCGCCGGCATGAAGGCCGCGGCTGTGGCGGCCCGGCGTGGCCATGAAGTGACCCTCTATGAGGCCGGCAACCAGCTCGGCGGCCAGGTCCTGCTGGCACAGCTGCTGCCTCGCCGCGCGGAGTTCGGCGGCGCGGCCACCAACCTTCAGCGCGAAATGGAGCTGGCCGGCGTGCAGGTGGTCCGCAATGTCCGTGTCGACCGCGCCCTGGTGGAGCGCGAGCGCCCCGATCTGGTCATCCTCGCCACCGGCGCCAGGCCCTACTGGCCACCATTCGAGCGCGGCGGCGAGCTGCAGGTGGTGGATGCCTGGCAGGTGCTGCGTGACGAGGTGCAACCGGGCCGTTCGGTGCTGGTCACCGACTGGCGCGGCGACTGGATCGCCCCCGGCATCGCCGAGCGCCTGGCGCGCAATGGCCACCAGGTGCGCCTCGCGGTGAACGGCACCCACTGCGGGGAAAGCCTGCCCCTCTATGTGCGCGACCAGATGGCCGGTGAGCTGCACAAGCTGGGCATCCCGATCACGCCTTACGCACGTCTCTACGGTTGCGATGACAGCACGGTGTACATGATGCATTCCGCCTGTGGCGAACCGATGCTGTTCGAAGACGTGGACACCCTGGTGCTCTGCCAGGGCCACCAGCCGGTGGACGACCTGGGCAGCACGCTGCAAGGCCTGGTGGAGTTCCGCCGCATCGGCGACTGCCTGGCACCGCGCTCGGTGGAGGAAGCCATTTACGAGGGACTGAAGGTCGCCTGGGATATCTGA
- the waaA gene encoding lipid IV(A) 3-deoxy-D-manno-octulosonic acid transferase, translating to MNRTLYTLLFHLGLPLVALRLAWRAWRAPAYARRIGERFAFGLPSVKPDGIWVHAVSVGESIAAAPMVRALLERHPDLPITITCMTPTGSERIRALFGDRVQHCYLPYDLPWAASRFLDRVRPKLAVIMETELWPNHIHQCARRGIPVVLANARLSERSARGYARFGKLTAPMLAELSWIAVQTAAEAERFRALGARPECVGVTGSIKYDLRIDPALLQRAAELRGQWAAGARPVWIAASTHAGEDEIMLAAHKSLLAQRPDALLILVPRHPERFGPVFELCRREGLATVRRSTGAPVAASDAVLVGDTMGELLFLYALADIAFVGGSLVPNGGHNLLEPAALGKPVLSGPHLFNFLEIAAQLREAGALTEVADAGELAAQVGGLWAAPDRAAAMSDAGLGVLKANQGALERLLGGIARLL from the coding sequence ATGAATCGCACCCTCTATACCCTGCTGTTCCATCTCGGCCTGCCGCTGGTGGCCCTGCGCCTGGCCTGGCGCGCCTGGCGTGCGCCGGCCTATGCGCGGCGCATCGGCGAGCGTTTTGCCTTTGGCCTGCCATCAGTCAAGCCTGACGGTATCTGGGTCCATGCCGTGTCTGTGGGCGAGAGCATCGCCGCAGCCCCCATGGTCCGCGCCCTGCTGGAACGCCATCCCGACCTGCCTATCACTATCACCTGCATGACACCGACCGGCTCGGAGCGCATCCGTGCCCTGTTCGGCGACCGGGTGCAGCACTGCTACCTGCCCTATGACCTGCCCTGGGCGGCCTCGCGCTTCCTTGACCGGGTGCGACCGAAGCTGGCCGTGATCATGGAAACCGAACTCTGGCCCAATCACATCCACCAGTGCGCCCGTCGTGGCATTCCGGTAGTGCTGGCCAATGCCCGCCTGTCCGAGCGGTCCGCGCGGGGGTATGCGCGTTTCGGCAAGCTCACCGCGCCCATGCTGGCCGAGCTGAGCTGGATCGCGGTGCAGACCGCGGCGGAAGCAGAACGCTTCCGTGCCCTGGGTGCGCGCCCGGAGTGCGTGGGCGTGACCGGCTCGATCAAGTACGACCTGCGCATCGACCCGGCGCTTCTGCAACGTGCCGCCGAACTGCGCGGCCAATGGGCTGCCGGGGCGCGGCCAGTGTGGATTGCCGCCAGTACCCATGCCGGCGAGGACGAAATCATGCTCGCCGCCCACAAGAGCCTGCTGGCGCAGCGGCCCGATGCCCTGCTGATCCTGGTGCCGCGCCATCCTGAGCGCTTCGGTCCGGTGTTCGAGCTGTGTCGCCGTGAAGGATTGGCGACCGTGCGCCGCTCGACCGGTGCCCCGGTGGCGGCATCCGACGCGGTGCTGGTGGGTGACACCATGGGCGAGCTGCTGTTCCTCTACGCGTTGGCGGACATCGCCTTCGTGGGGGGCAGCCTGGTCCCCAATGGTGGCCATAACCTGCTGGAGCCGGCGGCCCTGGGCAAGCCTGTGCTCAGCGGCCCGCACCTGTTCAACTTCCTCGAGATCGCCGCGCAGTTGCGGGAGGCCGGAGCGCTGACCGAGGTGGCAGACGCCGGAGAGTTGGCCGCGCAGGTTGGCGGGCTCTGGGCTGCGCCGGATCGCGCGGCGGCCATGAGTGATGCGGGCCTGGGCGTGCTCAAGGCCAATCAGGGGGCGCTGGAGCGGTTGCTGGGCGGGATTGCGCGGTTGCTGTGA